The following are from one region of the Romeriopsis navalis LEGE 11480 genome:
- a CDS encoding IS1/IS1595 family N-terminal zinc-binding domain-containing protein: protein MECPACGSPHIRKNGIKAGKQNHLCVYCRRPFIIDYEAQRGYPDEVRAECLKL, encoded by the coding sequence ATGGAATGTCCGGCGTGTGGTTCGCCCCATATCCGCAAGAATGGGATCAAAGCGGGCAAGCAAAACCACCTGTGTGTGTATTGTCGCAGGCCGTTTATCATTGACTATGAAGCGCAGCGTGGTTATCCCGATGAGGTGCGCGCAGAATGCCTCAAGTTGTAA